The proteins below are encoded in one region of Nilaparvata lugens isolate BPH chromosome X, ASM1435652v1, whole genome shotgun sequence:
- the LOC111045807 gene encoding protein BTG2-like produces the protein MIVEMLNEINRASLFLLKLMRARDRLSREMTISLRDALVTVMVTRYRNHWFPLSPDRGSAYRCIRVNRCINSDPVITAVAHITGLSAKLIRSWLPLEFTMWVDPNEVSYRIGENGSVMDVFLPDIEDIQGFISNPIPELETSLDVLDRWNYFYFFCSTSL, from the exons ATGATTGTTGAG ATGCTGAACGAAATCAATCGAGCGAGCTTGTTCCTATTGAAGCTGATGCGTGCTCGCGACCGCTTGTCCAGGGAAATGACAATCTCGCTGCGAGACGCTCTGGTGACCGTAATGGTGACCCGCTACCGCAACCACTGGTTCCCACTGTCGCCGGACCGTGGCTCTGCCTACCGCTGCATCCGCGTCAACCGTTGCATCAACAGTGATCCTGTGATCACGGCCGTCGCGCACATCACCGGACTCAGTGCCAAACTCATTCGCAGCTGGCTTCCACTAGAGTTCACCATGTGGGTGGACCCGAATGAGGTCAGCTACCGCATCGGCGAGAATGGAAGTGTAATGGATGTGTTCCTGCCCGACATCGAGGATATCCAGGGCTTCATTTCCAACCCCATCCCTGAACTGGAAACAAGCTTGGACGTGTTAGACAGAT GGaactacttctacttcttttgCAGCACTTCATTATGA